The DNA sequence TCACAAAGCGATCACCATAACCCTCGGGGGGGACTGGTGAAATCTGATTCCGGTCATGGGACAGGCCCTTGAAGAAGTGCTCCAATCGTTTCACCATGCCATACTTATCTAAAGTCAGCGTTGCATtcgtaaaaaaaaatactgTCTGCATCAAGCATTGACTCACATGTGTCAAACAATCAATGATTCCGAGGTAATAGATCTCCTCCCCAGGCTGACCATTCTCATGAGTGGCTCGAAATCCCCCATCGTCGGAATAGAAGACATGGAATTTTCTTTCGTCGAGAATTTCTTCCGGCATTTTTGCGGTTGCTTTGTCCAGAGGCACTGGGCGTTCACGTTTTAGGGACATGCGTAGCTCACGGGCCTTGCGCTCGTTTTCCAATTTCGACGGTGTGCGCATGAGCATGTTCGGattcgcttcttcttctcgatcaCCGCCGGGTTGGAAAACTTGCAATGTCTTGTCACGAAGcttttcctcatttcccctctctAAGTCATGGATGCCCACTAATAGGGAGTAATCCATGATCTTGAGCCGCTTCAATAATTCAACATCCCGTTCAAGCTGCGCCAGGAAGAAGTCCCGCTTCGATGGCCCACACTCGAGGTGACGTTCTCTTCGGACCCAGTTCAGGTCCTTCAGAGTGGCTCGTGGGTTCTTCTCAAGGTCTTCTTCACGCAGGTCACGGCCGATCGTCGAGCCCTTCAGGTCGAAAGTCTGATGAATATCCCGATGAGGCGGGAAGAGGTTGTTCATGACCACGAAATGGATTTTGCGTCCATAGGCCATCTTAACACGATGAAGGCCATAAAACTGTGAGATTAGTGTGTTGGGATTTTGCTCGACGTGTTTATAATACTCTGGGAGGATCTTGCGTAACAGCTTGTGTTCGGAGTGATGTATGGTTTTGATGATGTATTTATAGTCTCtcgaaaagtaaaagaagcTGCCACTTTTCCCAGGCGAGCCCAATTCTGAAAGAATATACTTGCTTGTGAGAGACATCAGGTAGTCGGCGGGATCAATCCGGAACTTCGTTCGCAGATGTCGGAAGACCCAAGGCGCATAGTCTTTGAATTTGAAATCGTATTTGGCAGAAGGTGTTAACTCATTGCCAGTTCTGCTCACGGATCTAGTGTAAGTGAAAGAACGAGTGAACATAGGATAGGGGGTGGGGGCACTAGAGCATACATGTCAAAAGAAAATTTATGTTTGGCCTCAAAGTCGGCAGATGTGAGTTCCCGGTCCATCTTTGCATTGATCCTCGAGACGGTAAACCGAATTCCCGTAAGCATGTTGTACGCTGTAACCCAGTTCACATGGTTTTGATCCACCTTTGTTCCCACGATAACACggtcgtcatcgtcgtcatcccGGCGTCTCCTCTTTGAAGCCCTCCGTTG is a window from the Aspergillus oryzae RIB40 DNA, chromosome 6 genome containing:
- a CDS encoding 1-phosphatidylinositol-4-phosphate 5-kinase (phosphatidylinositol-4-phosphate 5-kinase); translated protein: MHSLGHVSARDPRDGGRPSMTHEQDFARKSTDAGAGAGSATASIASQQPNGTSLNPRSPNGRPMMNGDHVRRSADGLVSSESIGNVSETWQSTPQPNDTGRLSPDPGRLSPSPKSPHRYSSPPLPSSTEQPEPANTGLRHRHTLQVPRNPSGRRSSRDHSEDAAYSSGRLSPTGGVRRTSFSLGRRASKTNRSDTFLDEANPDEDAARWAEAIKQRRASKRRRRDDDDDDRVIVGTKVDQNHVNWVTAYNMLTGIRFTVSRINAKMDRELTSADFEAKHKFSFDITGNELTPSAKYDFKFKDYAPWVFRHLRTKFRIDPADYLMSLTSKYILSELGSPGKSGSFFYFSRDYKYIIKTIHHSEHKLLRKILPEYYKHVEQNPNTLISQFYGLHRVKMAYGRKIHFVVMNNLFPPHRDIHQTFDLKGSTIGRDLREEDLEKNPRATLKDLNWVRRERHLECGPSKRDFFLAQLERDVELLKRLKIMDYSLLVGIHDLERGNEEKLRDKTLQVFQPGGDREEEANPNMLMRTPSKLENERKARELRMSLKRERPVPLDKATAKMPEEILDERKFHVFYSDDGGFRATHENGQPGEEIYYLGIIDCLTHYGMVKRLEHFFKGLSHDRNQISPVPPEGYGDRFVKFIKGITMSKEEAVRCRESRQLGRTSAERTPSVERTIQAAEKEAAKDVSFTHPRTLSTVRDPTDTNSTGPTSTLPIVDEAGEASSVGGQSQHSRHGAPSASEKKLPPLPNQDHLRPDGKRRAIA